A stretch of the Bacillus licheniformis DSM 13 = ATCC 14580 genome encodes the following:
- a CDS encoding nucleotide sugar dehydrogenase yields the protein MSKQEIHNETIAVIGLGFVGLPLAMLLISKGMRVIGVDLDKKKVEALRKGTSYISDINDQAVQDGIGTGFFRPVSDYSLIGEADAVIICVPTPLNDDAGPDLNYVKRAAQLIGAHLKKGQLVVLESSTYPGTTRDIVKPILEKSGLVCGKDFYLAYSPERVDPGNQFPIEVVPKVVGGATDACLEKVHQLYSGIYEEVVPVTSPETAELTKLLENTYRFINISFINEFAMICDRLGVNVWEVIEAASTKPYGFAAFYPGPGIGGHCIPVDPLYLQFVMKQSGLSSDFIELSEATNDRIVRYISERSLQLAGKDKATDARILIYGVTYKRNIADVRESKSLDIIEKLIGMGADVSYHDPHVPDLDLSGKKLASVPIDSKMLKEYDCVVILTDHDALPKELLLNHANVIFDTRGVLREAAGKAKVIQLGNGRS from the coding sequence ATGAGCAAACAGGAAATTCATAACGAAACGATAGCGGTCATCGGCTTGGGGTTTGTCGGTCTGCCCTTGGCCATGTTGTTGATATCAAAAGGAATGCGGGTTATCGGTGTTGATTTGGACAAAAAGAAAGTCGAGGCATTGCGGAAAGGAACCAGCTATATTTCGGATATAAACGATCAAGCGGTGCAGGACGGAATAGGCACCGGTTTCTTTCGTCCTGTTTCGGACTACAGTTTAATCGGTGAAGCGGATGCCGTCATCATCTGCGTGCCGACGCCTTTGAATGATGATGCGGGTCCTGATTTGAATTATGTGAAAAGAGCGGCGCAATTGATTGGAGCGCACTTGAAAAAAGGGCAGCTCGTCGTGTTGGAAAGCTCGACATATCCGGGTACGACAAGAGACATCGTCAAACCGATCCTGGAAAAAAGCGGCCTTGTATGCGGGAAGGATTTTTACTTGGCTTATTCTCCAGAACGCGTTGATCCGGGCAATCAGTTCCCGATTGAGGTCGTGCCGAAGGTAGTGGGAGGAGCGACGGATGCATGCCTTGAAAAGGTGCATCAATTATACAGCGGCATTTATGAAGAGGTTGTGCCTGTTACATCGCCAGAAACAGCGGAGCTGACAAAGCTGCTCGAAAATACGTACCGGTTTATTAATATTTCATTCATTAATGAATTCGCGATGATATGCGACAGGCTCGGGGTGAATGTGTGGGAAGTCATCGAGGCGGCAAGCACGAAGCCGTATGGGTTTGCGGCTTTTTATCCAGGCCCCGGCATCGGCGGCCATTGCATCCCCGTCGACCCGCTGTATTTGCAGTTTGTCATGAAACAAAGCGGATTATCGAGCGACTTTATCGAGCTGTCGGAAGCGACAAATGATAGAATCGTCCGCTATATTTCAGAGCGCTCCTTGCAGCTGGCAGGGAAAGACAAGGCGACAGACGCCCGCATCTTAATCTACGGCGTCACCTATAAACGAAATATCGCGGATGTCCGCGAATCAAAATCGCTTGATATTATAGAGAAGCTGATCGGCATGGGAGCAGATGTTTCCTACCATGATCCGCACGTTCCGGACCTCGACCTCAGCGGCAAAAAGCTAGCAAGCGTGCCGATAGATTCAAAGATGCTGAAAGAGTATGACTGTGTTGTCATTTTAACTGATCATGACGCACTCCCGAAAGAGCTGTTATTAAACCATGCAAACGTGATATTTGATACGAGAGGAGTGCTGAGGGAAGCAGCCGGAAAAGCAAAAGTCATCCAGCTCGGAAACGGGCGCTCCTGA
- a CDS encoding alpha/beta hydrolase has translation MWIGILLMVSGIGISIFAVSLIVSYLFVLPNRSTYEETFFSGLKHGEIIDDVFESHDKEELFLTAGDGCRLHALLFPVQKSRKAVIISHGIKWSLFGGYKYVELFQSIGYNVLLCDSRCHGLSGGSHVSYGFYEKDDLARWADELENRFGKDLWIGVLGESLGAAAAIELMKQDRRIKFCIADSCFSDLTELCRFQLKAAVKLSVPFLIPLASGLIKRRHGWSLADISPVSNLEQSDTPLLIIHGTKDQLVPPEMAKSLYERKKGFKKLYWIEGAGHVGGFRHNPEEYLNKIKDFILKIEPAN, from the coding sequence GTGTGGATCGGAATTCTGTTGATGGTCTCTGGGATTGGGATCAGTATTTTCGCCGTCAGTCTGATTGTCAGCTATTTGTTTGTTTTGCCGAACCGGAGCACATATGAAGAAACTTTTTTCAGCGGACTCAAACACGGCGAGATCATCGATGACGTGTTTGAGTCCCACGACAAAGAAGAGCTGTTTTTGACAGCAGGGGATGGATGCCGGCTGCATGCGCTGCTATTTCCCGTTCAAAAGAGCAGGAAAGCCGTCATCATCTCCCACGGCATCAAGTGGTCGCTGTTTGGCGGGTATAAATACGTCGAGCTGTTTCAGTCCATCGGCTACAATGTCCTGCTTTGCGACAGCAGGTGCCACGGGTTGAGCGGCGGTTCACACGTTTCCTACGGGTTTTACGAAAAGGATGATTTGGCGAGGTGGGCTGACGAGCTTGAGAACAGGTTCGGCAAAGATCTTTGGATCGGGGTGCTTGGCGAATCGCTCGGAGCGGCGGCTGCCATCGAGCTGATGAAACAGGATCGGAGAATCAAGTTTTGTATTGCCGATTCCTGCTTCAGCGATTTAACAGAGCTATGCCGCTTTCAGCTGAAAGCCGCCGTCAAATTGTCCGTGCCGTTTCTCATCCCGTTGGCAAGCGGGCTGATCAAGCGGCGCCACGGCTGGAGCCTTGCTGATATATCGCCGGTCAGCAACCTTGAGCAGTCAGACACGCCGCTGTTGATCATCCACGGCACAAAGGATCAGCTTGTTCCGCCGGAAATGGCCAAAAGCCTGTATGAGAGGAAAAAGGGATTCAAGAAACTGTACTGGATTGAAGGCGCCGGACATGTCGGCGGATTTCGCCACAATCCTGAGGAATACTTAAATAAAATCAAAGACTTTATCTTGAAAATCGAGCCGGCCAATTAG
- a CDS encoding winged helix-turn-helix transcriptional regulator, which produces MKKHPAACEAPDGYSCPVEATIDIIGGKWKSVILYHLIDDKKRFNELRRLIPGVTQRMLTLQLRELERDGIVCRTIYKQVPPKVEYSLTEFGKTLIPIIRQMMNWGTSYAGKIKEARQRSAAAEKLESQG; this is translated from the coding sequence ATGAAAAAACATCCGGCAGCATGCGAAGCACCGGACGGTTATTCATGTCCGGTGGAAGCAACGATCGATATCATCGGCGGCAAATGGAAAAGCGTCATTCTGTATCACTTGATCGATGATAAAAAACGCTTTAATGAACTGCGGCGCTTAATTCCCGGCGTGACTCAGCGGATGCTGACCCTCCAGCTTCGAGAGCTTGAGCGCGACGGCATCGTCTGCCGTACAATTTACAAACAGGTTCCTCCGAAAGTCGAGTACAGTTTAACCGAGTTCGGCAAGACGCTGATCCCGATCATCCGGCAAATGATGAATTGGGGAACGTCCTACGCCGGCAAAATCAAGGAAGCGCGCCAAAGATCGGCAGCCGCTGAAAAACTGGAATCGCAAGGCTAA
- a CDS encoding NAD(P)H-dependent oxidoreductase: MTEQSKKQEILDAFQFRHATKEFDPDRKISDEDFQFILEAGRLSPSSVGLEPWQFVVVQNKELREKLRQVSWGAQGQLPTASHFVLLLGRTAKEMRRDSGYVADQLKHVKKMPEDIIENMLKEDGVLESFQDGDFHLYESDRAMFDWVSKQTYIALANMMTAAALIGIDSCPIEGFNYDKVHDILEKEGVLEDGRFDISVMAAFGYRVKEPRPKTRRALDQIVKWVE, translated from the coding sequence ATGACAGAGCAATCCAAGAAGCAAGAGATTCTTGACGCATTCCAATTTAGACATGCGACAAAAGAATTTGATCCGGACAGAAAGATATCAGATGAGGATTTTCAGTTCATTTTAGAAGCGGGCAGACTGTCGCCAAGCTCGGTCGGCCTCGAACCGTGGCAATTTGTCGTCGTCCAAAATAAAGAGCTGCGTGAAAAACTGCGTCAAGTCTCATGGGGTGCACAGGGGCAGCTTCCGACAGCCAGCCATTTCGTTTTGCTGCTCGGACGCACGGCTAAGGAAATGCGACGTGATTCCGGCTATGTTGCAGATCAATTAAAGCATGTGAAAAAAATGCCGGAGGACATCATTGAAAATATGCTGAAAGAAGACGGCGTTCTGGAAAGTTTCCAAGACGGCGATTTTCATTTGTACGAAAGCGACAGGGCGATGTTTGACTGGGTATCAAAGCAAACGTACATCGCGCTCGCCAACATGATGACGGCTGCCGCTTTGATCGGCATTGACTCCTGCCCGATTGAAGGCTTTAACTACGACAAAGTCCACGACATCCTTGAAAAAGAAGGGGTGTTGGAGGATGGCCGCTTTGACATCTCGGTCATGGCCGCTTTCGGATACCGTGTGAAAGAGCCGCGTCCGAAGACGAGACGGGCGCTTGATCAAATCGTGAAATGGGTCGAATAA
- a CDS encoding multifunctional 2',3'-cyclic-nucleotide 2'-phosphodiesterase/3'-nucleotidase/5'-nucleotidase: MVGIQKRRFSRKNILRILLTSVMILSLLMPNTQTYAEEQNEHPLISLSILGTTDIHAHMMDYDYYADKETAEFGLARTAQLIEKYRSRNPNTILVDNGDLIQGNPLGEYIFKHERESIISGTKTHPIIDVMNKLQYDAGTLGNHEFNYGLEFLDGTIKGAEFPIVNANIKTPDGKNKYTPYHIEDRTLTDESGRKHQLKVGYIGFVPPQILTWDKKHLDGKITVQDITESAKETIPKMKQEGADVIIAIAHSGIENGEQAAGAENAVYDLALKTEGIDAIISGHQHGLFPGTDYPGNGVIDNQKGTINGIPVVMPKNWGSHLGIIDMQLELDGGKWKVKDASAKTEAIAGNVTSRNETVVSAIKDTHEKTLEYVRAPVGQTEADINSFFAQVKDDPSIQIVTDAQKWYAEDVMKGTEYENLPILSAGAPFKAGGRNGADYYTNIKAGNLAIKNIGDLYLYDNTLYIVKLTGSEVKDWIEMSAGQFNQIDPSKSGEQALLNPDFRSYNFDVIDGVTYQIDVTQPAKYNASGGVKNPQANRVKQLSYNGKPVRDDQEFLVVTNNYRASGGGGFPHLTQDKVVYAAADENRQVLMNYIMEKKTVNPAADNNWSIAPIKGADVTFESSLLAKPFAEKANDIDFVRESENKGYGVYKLNFDGSEPPVDDENWTLTVMHTNDTHAHLDGAARRAAKVKEIRSETENNVLLDAGDVFSGDLYFTKWNGLADLKLMNMMGYDAMTFGNHEFDKGPKVLADFLSGNYTAVDPLNRHQLEKPDFPIVSSNVDVSKEPKLRSFQKEPAVLAAGKKKESGIYPYILLDVNGEQVGVFGLTTEDTSYTSSPGPNIAFHDAYQSAEKTVKELKEKEKVNKIIALTHLGYNRDLELAKKVKGIDLIIGGHTHTLVDHLKVVENEEPTIVAQVKDYGQFLGRVDVVFDENGVVQTDQSRFNLIAIDDKVDEDPPGKEVLDGFKEDIDELKKKKVGYADVPLDGKREHVRSKETNLGNFIADGMLKKAKQAGGADIAITNGGGIRSGIAKGEITLGDVLTVMPFGNTLYAADLTGAQIKEALEHGVSQVEEGGGAFPHVSGLSFTFTLSKPKGERILDVNLVNDKGDAVPLDLDKTYRVATNNFMGGGGDGYSVFKEAKNGVDLGFTDYDIFTEQLALYDSVSPNIENRITEVFLPDRQADGSWTLAEKPFETYAKNANQAIAYFPDTEKEHIMLNMTKAQTDLVKERTGDPSITLKNDRIAMQLPAVNLASEKTKISIKIAKDIKQAVTKVYDFNIQQNGKTVSTFKEPVGLLFQVDAPDKHLSVYYVDRKNNSFTKVTNGYTKGRTVAGYVDHFSEYTVMNDNDAGSPSLPTGSGDDDTPDGGSGGEPPASPGAGSGGDGSGGHDSGGADDGNEPSDGSNGGFLPDTASNAYHWLMLGLLLLISGSGLYLYQRKRRKLQI; the protein is encoded by the coding sequence ATGGTGGGAATACAGAAAAGACGGTTTTCAAGGAAAAACATTCTCCGTATTCTGCTAACCTCAGTGATGATACTCAGTTTACTCATGCCAAACACCCAGACATATGCAGAAGAACAAAACGAACACCCGCTGATCAGCCTCAGCATCTTGGGTACGACAGATATCCACGCCCATATGATGGATTATGACTACTATGCCGACAAAGAAACGGCTGAATTCGGACTGGCACGAACGGCTCAGCTGATCGAAAAGTACCGGAGCCGGAATCCTAACACGATTCTTGTCGACAACGGCGACTTAATTCAAGGAAACCCTCTAGGGGAATACATCTTCAAACATGAACGTGAATCGATTATCTCCGGAACGAAAACACACCCGATCATTGATGTCATGAACAAACTGCAATATGACGCCGGCACGCTCGGAAACCACGAATTCAACTACGGCCTTGAATTCCTTGACGGCACGATAAAAGGGGCCGAATTTCCCATCGTCAATGCCAATATTAAAACACCGGACGGAAAGAACAAATATACGCCATATCATATTGAAGACCGGACGCTGACGGATGAAAGCGGCCGAAAGCACCAGCTTAAAGTCGGCTATATCGGCTTCGTTCCGCCTCAGATTTTAACATGGGATAAAAAGCACCTGGACGGCAAAATCACAGTGCAGGACATCACCGAATCAGCAAAAGAAACGATTCCAAAAATGAAACAGGAAGGCGCCGACGTGATCATCGCGATCGCCCACTCCGGAATTGAAAATGGCGAACAGGCGGCGGGAGCCGAAAACGCCGTATACGACCTGGCTCTCAAGACGGAAGGAATAGATGCGATCATCTCCGGACATCAGCACGGTCTGTTCCCCGGCACCGACTATCCCGGTAACGGCGTGATCGACAACCAAAAAGGAACGATCAACGGCATTCCTGTCGTCATGCCGAAGAACTGGGGCAGCCATTTAGGAATTATCGATATGCAGCTTGAACTGGACGGCGGCAAATGGAAAGTGAAAGATGCCAGCGCAAAAACGGAAGCGATTGCCGGAAATGTGACGTCGCGAAACGAAACCGTCGTTTCCGCGATTAAAGATACGCACGAAAAAACGCTCGAATACGTCCGCGCGCCGGTTGGCCAAACAGAAGCTGATATTAACAGCTTTTTCGCGCAGGTAAAAGACGATCCTTCAATCCAGATTGTCACAGATGCACAAAAATGGTATGCGGAAGATGTCATGAAGGGAACGGAATACGAAAACCTGCCGATTTTATCAGCGGGCGCGCCGTTCAAAGCAGGAGGACGCAACGGTGCTGATTATTATACAAACATTAAAGCAGGAAACCTTGCGATCAAAAACATCGGCGATTTGTATTTGTACGACAATACGCTCTATATCGTCAAACTGACGGGAAGCGAAGTGAAGGACTGGATCGAAATGTCGGCCGGGCAGTTCAATCAGATCGATCCTTCAAAATCGGGTGAACAGGCGCTCCTCAACCCCGATTTCAGGTCGTATAATTTCGATGTCATTGACGGTGTGACCTACCAGATCGATGTCACACAGCCTGCAAAATACAATGCCTCAGGCGGGGTGAAAAATCCGCAGGCGAACCGCGTCAAACAGTTGTCTTACAACGGAAAACCCGTCCGCGACGACCAGGAATTCCTTGTCGTCACAAATAATTACCGCGCCTCCGGGGGCGGCGGATTCCCGCATCTGACTCAGGACAAAGTCGTTTATGCGGCGGCTGATGAAAACAGGCAGGTGCTCATGAACTACATTATGGAGAAGAAAACGGTCAATCCCGCCGCCGACAACAACTGGTCGATCGCTCCGATTAAAGGAGCCGACGTGACATTCGAGTCTTCCCTCCTTGCCAAACCGTTTGCTGAAAAAGCGAATGACATCGATTTTGTCAGGGAATCCGAAAACAAAGGATATGGCGTCTATAAGCTGAACTTTGACGGTTCAGAGCCTCCAGTTGATGATGAAAACTGGACATTAACCGTCATGCACACGAACGACACGCATGCCCACCTTGATGGAGCGGCAAGGCGCGCTGCCAAAGTGAAAGAAATCCGCAGTGAAACAGAAAACAATGTGCTGCTCGATGCCGGCGACGTCTTTTCCGGCGATCTGTATTTTACAAAATGGAACGGACTCGCCGATTTGAAACTGATGAACATGATGGGCTATGACGCCATGACCTTCGGCAACCATGAATTTGATAAAGGGCCTAAAGTGCTCGCAGACTTTCTCAGCGGAAACTATACAGCCGTCGACCCGTTAAACAGACACCAGCTGGAAAAGCCCGATTTTCCGATCGTCAGCTCCAATGTGGATGTATCAAAAGAGCCGAAGCTGCGAAGCTTTCAGAAAGAGCCTGCAGTCTTAGCAGCGGGAAAAAAGAAAGAAAGCGGCATCTATCCTTATATTCTGCTTGATGTAAACGGCGAACAAGTCGGCGTATTCGGCTTGACGACGGAAGATACGTCATATACATCAAGCCCCGGTCCGAACATTGCGTTTCATGACGCTTATCAGTCAGCAGAGAAAACGGTGAAGGAACTGAAAGAAAAAGAAAAGGTCAACAAAATCATCGCCCTCACCCACCTCGGCTACAACCGGGATCTGGAGCTTGCCAAGAAAGTGAAGGGCATCGATTTGATTATCGGCGGGCATACGCATACACTTGTCGATCACTTGAAAGTGGTGGAGAACGAAGAACCGACAATCGTCGCTCAAGTGAAAGACTACGGACAGTTTTTGGGAAGGGTCGATGTGGTGTTTGATGAGAACGGCGTCGTTCAAACGGACCAATCAAGGTTCAATTTGATCGCGATCGACGACAAAGTGGACGAAGACCCTCCTGGGAAAGAAGTGCTTGACGGCTTTAAAGAAGATATTGACGAACTGAAAAAGAAAAAAGTAGGCTATGCCGATGTCCCGCTGGACGGAAAACGCGAGCATGTCCGCTCAAAAGAAACCAACCTCGGCAATTTTATCGCGGACGGCATGCTGAAGAAAGCAAAACAAGCCGGCGGAGCTGACATCGCCATCACAAACGGCGGCGGAATCAGAAGCGGTATTGCCAAAGGCGAAATCACACTCGGCGATGTGCTGACGGTCATGCCGTTCGGCAACACCCTTTATGCCGCTGATTTGACGGGGGCGCAAATCAAAGAAGCGCTTGAGCACGGGGTGAGCCAAGTCGAAGAAGGCGGAGGCGCGTTTCCGCATGTTTCGGGTCTATCCTTCACCTTTACACTGAGCAAGCCAAAAGGTGAGCGAATCCTTGATGTGAACCTAGTCAATGACAAAGGGGACGCTGTTCCGCTCGATTTGGACAAAACCTACCGTGTCGCTACAAATAACTTCATGGGCGGCGGCGGAGACGGCTATTCCGTTTTTAAAGAAGCGAAAAACGGTGTCGATCTCGGCTTTACCGATTACGACATTTTTACAGAGCAGCTTGCCTTATACGATTCTGTTTCACCGAACATCGAGAACAGAATCACAGAAGTGTTCCTTCCCGACCGTCAGGCAGACGGCTCTTGGACGCTTGCGGAAAAGCCGTTCGAAACATACGCGAAAAACGCAAATCAGGCGATTGCCTATTTCCCTGACACAGAAAAGGAACACATCATGCTGAATATGACAAAAGCACAGACTGACCTTGTCAAAGAAAGAACCGGTGATCCAAGCATCACCCTGAAAAACGATCGCATTGCGATGCAGCTTCCAGCCGTTAATCTGGCAAGCGAAAAGACAAAAATCAGCATTAAAATCGCCAAGGATATCAAACAGGCGGTCACAAAGGTATATGATTTCAACATTCAGCAGAATGGTAAAACGGTCAGCACATTTAAAGAGCCTGTCGGACTGTTGTTCCAAGTCGATGCTCCTGATAAACATTTGAGCGTCTATTATGTCGACCGCAAAAACAACAGCTTCACAAAAGTAACAAACGGCTATACGAAAGGCCGTACCGTTGCAGGCTATGTCGACCATTTCAGCGAGTATACCGTGATGAATGACAATGATGCCGGGTCGCCTTCCCTTCCGACGGGTTCCGGCGATGATGACACTCCGGATGGCGGCAGCGGCGGTGAACCCCCTGCTTCGCCCGGCGCCGGCAGCGGCGGAGACGGATCAGGCGGTCATGACAGCGGCGGAGCAGATGACGGAAATGAACCTTCCGATGGTTCAAACGGCGGTTTTTTGCCTGACACCGCTTCAAACGCCTATCATTGGCTGATGCTCGGCCTGCTGTTGCTTATATCCGGAAGCGGCCTGTACCTTTACCAAAGGAAGCGGCGCAAGCTCCAGATCTAA
- a CDS encoding type 1 glutamine amidotransferase domain-containing protein, producing MSKKIAVVLTDYFEDSEYTEPAKAFKDAGHQLTVIEKEKGKTLKGKQGEAQVETDASIDEVSPADFDALLIPGGFSPDILRADQRFVSFAKSFMDDKKPVFAICHGPQLLITAKALDGRGATGYTSIQVDLENAGVKFKDEEVVVCQNQLVTSRTPDDIPAFTRESLKLLG from the coding sequence ATGAGCAAAAAAATTGCAGTTGTTCTGACAGATTACTTTGAGGATTCGGAGTATACCGAGCCTGCGAAAGCGTTCAAAGACGCCGGACACCAGCTTACGGTTATTGAAAAAGAAAAAGGCAAAACGCTGAAAGGCAAACAAGGCGAGGCGCAAGTGGAAACAGATGCGTCCATTGACGAAGTCAGCCCGGCTGATTTTGACGCATTGTTGATTCCGGGCGGATTTTCGCCGGATATTCTTAGAGCCGACCAGCGTTTCGTATCGTTTGCAAAATCCTTTATGGATGACAAAAAACCGGTGTTTGCGATCTGCCACGGCCCGCAGCTTTTAATCACCGCCAAGGCTCTGGACGGTCGCGGTGCGACAGGCTACACATCGATTCAAGTCGATTTGGAAAACGCCGGGGTCAAATTTAAGGACGAGGAAGTTGTCGTCTGCCAGAACCAGCTTGTCACAAGCCGGACGCCTGACGACATCCCTGCGTTTACACGAGAATCTTTGAAGCTGCTCGGCTGA
- a CDS encoding DUF1128 domain-containing protein → MSDQKTAELNKMIEEISQKLNMLNIGVIKAEDFSNEKLEDLEYLHQMVMKKKSFSPSEMQAIAEELAALRK, encoded by the coding sequence TTGTCAGATCAAAAAACAGCCGAGCTGAACAAAATGATCGAAGAGATCTCACAGAAATTAAACATGCTGAACATCGGCGTCATTAAAGCTGAAGACTTCAGCAATGAAAAGCTTGAAGACCTTGAATACCTGCACCAAATGGTGATGAAAAAGAAATCTTTCAGTCCGAGCGAAATGCAGGCAATCGCAGAGGAACTGGCCGCACTCCGAAAATAA
- a CDS encoding alanine/glycine:cation symporter family protein, translated as MEFISHIVDTMNGFLWGPPLLILIVGTGIYLTFRLAFLQVRLLPYSLKLAFSRHQDKSSEGDISHFQALMTALAATVGTGNIVGVASAVIAGGPGAVFWMWLAAFFGMATKYAEAVLAVRFRVKDKNGEMSGGPMYYLEHGLKQKWLGVLFAIFGALAAFGIGNMVQSNSVSGVMSSTFSVPAWVTGIIVTTFTALVILGGIKSIGRVTSLFVPVMALFYVIAGLIILVTNFELVPGAVGLIFSDAFTGQAVAGGAIGTVIRWGVARGVFSNEAGLGSAPIAAAAAKTDMPARQALVSMTQVFIDTLIVCSITGISIVMGNMYLTEKTDALTSMTFAHFLGPAGSTIVAIGLLLFAYSTILGWSYYGEKCFTYLLNEKYAIVYRIIFVIAVFFGAVFKNDFVWALADMLNGLMAIPNLIGLLGLTGIVVYESKQILAKIKAEKEEKQNSVSV; from the coding sequence ATGGAATTTATTTCACATATTGTAGATACAATGAACGGTTTTTTATGGGGGCCTCCGCTTTTGATTCTCATTGTTGGAACAGGGATTTATTTGACTTTCAGGCTGGCTTTTTTGCAGGTCAGACTTTTGCCTTACTCTTTAAAGCTCGCCTTTTCAAGGCATCAGGATAAATCCTCCGAAGGCGATATTTCCCACTTTCAGGCGCTGATGACCGCCCTTGCCGCTACGGTCGGCACAGGGAATATCGTCGGCGTCGCCTCAGCTGTTATTGCCGGCGGGCCGGGCGCCGTATTTTGGATGTGGCTCGCCGCCTTCTTCGGAATGGCGACGAAATATGCTGAAGCGGTGCTTGCTGTCAGATTCCGCGTGAAAGATAAAAACGGCGAAATGTCAGGCGGTCCGATGTATTATTTGGAACACGGCCTCAAGCAAAAGTGGCTTGGCGTGTTATTTGCCATATTCGGGGCGCTTGCCGCTTTTGGAATAGGCAATATGGTTCAGTCAAATTCTGTATCCGGAGTCATGAGCTCCACTTTTTCCGTTCCTGCCTGGGTAACCGGCATTATTGTCACGACTTTTACCGCCCTTGTCATTCTCGGGGGAATTAAAAGCATCGGCAGAGTCACCTCGCTGTTCGTGCCGGTCATGGCTTTATTTTATGTCATCGCCGGATTGATCATTCTTGTCACAAACTTTGAACTTGTCCCCGGCGCTGTCGGTTTAATTTTCTCTGACGCGTTTACCGGGCAAGCCGTGGCAGGAGGCGCGATCGGAACCGTGATCCGCTGGGGCGTAGCGCGGGGCGTATTTTCAAATGAAGCAGGTCTCGGCTCGGCGCCGATCGCCGCAGCCGCGGCAAAAACCGATATGCCGGCCCGCCAGGCGCTTGTCTCTATGACCCAGGTTTTCATCGACACATTGATTGTCTGTTCGATTACGGGGATATCAATTGTCATGGGAAATATGTATCTGACAGAAAAAACCGATGCCCTGACATCGATGACATTCGCACACTTTCTTGGTCCTGCGGGATCGACAATCGTCGCGATCGGACTGCTGCTGTTCGCCTACTCGACGATTTTGGGCTGGTCGTACTACGGAGAAAAATGCTTCACCTACCTGCTGAATGAAAAATATGCGATCGTCTATCGTATCATCTTTGTGATCGCCGTCTTTTTCGGAGCGGTCTTTAAAAATGACTTCGTCTGGGCGCTTGCCGATATGCTGAACGGCCTGATGGCAATTCCGAACCTGATCGGCCTGCTCGGTTTGACAGGCATTGTCGTCTATGAATCCAAACAGATCCTCGCCAAAATCAAAGCCGAAAAAGAAGAAAAGCAAAACAGCGTATCTGTTTAA
- a CDS encoding low molecular weight protein-tyrosine-phosphatase has protein sequence MIKVLFVCLGNICRSPMAEAVFNDMLKKSGLEDRIEADSAGTGSWHVGKPPHEGTRSLLSEKKISCEGLYARQITDKDPEAFDYIIAMDAENAGHVRSLAGYGSKAVIRRLLDYVEDCETADVPDPYYTGNFEEVYELVAKGCRELLKDIRKEHNL, from the coding sequence ATGATCAAAGTGTTATTTGTCTGCCTCGGCAATATTTGCCGATCTCCGATGGCAGAAGCTGTATTTAACGATATGCTCAAAAAAAGCGGACTGGAGGACCGGATCGAAGCCGATTCGGCTGGCACAGGAAGCTGGCATGTCGGCAAACCGCCTCATGAAGGCACAAGGTCGCTGCTGTCTGAAAAAAAGATAAGCTGCGAAGGCCTGTATGCAAGGCAGATTACTGACAAGGACCCGGAAGCGTTCGATTATATCATCGCAATGGATGCCGAAAATGCAGGCCATGTGAGAAGCCTTGCCGGCTACGGGAGCAAAGCCGTCATCCGGAGGCTGCTCGACTATGTCGAAGACTGTGAGACGGCAGATGTTCCTGATCCATACTACACCGGGAACTTTGAAGAGGTGTACGAACTCGTCGCGAAAGGGTGCCGCGAATTGCTGAAGGACATTCGAAAAGAACACAATCTATAA